AAGCAGGATGTATTGTATTGAATACATCCTGCTGCTATCTTGAAATAGTATCCAGGCACTACTGTACTATCACTTAAACCCATCCGGTCCCCTACTGCTCCGCAGAAGGTTTCACCAGGCCAAGCTTCGCTTCGAGGCTAAGGGTTGCATGGGGCACCGCACGAAGACGTGCCTTATCGATAAGTTTACCCGTTACACGGCAAATACCGTAAGTTTTGTTCTCGATACGGATAAGGGCTTTCTCCAGATGGTCTACATAGGTTATCTGACGACTGGCCATCTGGCTGAGCTGCTCGCGCTCCATGCTCATACTGCCATCTTCCATGGTCATATAACGGTTCTCTGTTTCGTCGCCACCCATTTCATCTTTACGGGTGATAAGACCTTGCAGATAAGCCAGTTCTTTTTTAGCCGCTTCCATTTTTTTGTTGATCAGTTCCCTGAACTCATTCAACTCTGTGTCGCTGTATCTTACCAATGGTTCGTTTGATTTAAGGTTATTTTCTCTTTGTTCTAATGGCCGGTATTCCGGATTATAAGGTACACTAGTTTTTACAGAAATCTTCGGCACTTTTACCTCTTTAAGGGGTTCTACCTTTTTAGGTACAGGCCTTGGAATAGCTGTAGGTTTTACCTCAGC
The Filimonas effusa genome window above contains:
- a CDS encoding TraR/DksA family transcriptional regulator, which translates into the protein MATKKKAAKPASKPTKSAKPAAKPAKKAAPAKKVTTPATKSASKQVTKPVKKAAPVKKAAEKPVVKPAAKAEDKKVVAKAKVPAKKVAVKPTTSTQTKSVKPATPVKQPAAPAKAAAPVKKEAAKPTPQPVAAPPAPAASPKPKTAEVKPTAIPRPVPKKVEPLKEVKVPKISVKTSVPYNPEYRPLEQRENNLKSNEPLVRYSDTELNEFRELINKKMEAAKKELAYLQGLITRKDEMGGDETENRYMTMEDGSMSMEREQLSQMASRQITYVDHLEKALIRIENKTYGICRVTGKLIDKARLRAVPHATLSLEAKLGLVKPSAEQ